In the Drosophila biarmipes strain raj3 chromosome X, RU_DBia_V1.1, whole genome shotgun sequence genome, one interval contains:
- the LOC108023420 gene encoding guanine nucleotide-releasing factor 2 isoform X8 yields the protein MRVLNTELRLRFKNRKPRPFNRAASADDAMDLGTGTGIGMGTATATGATTPSTPLDQRLNGATSMHGSISSPSTPGTCSSGIGVGGGGCSSSSNNSINSGGYSAACTPPPPTHHHHGQLQQQQGTPGGSSRVGGVGGGSGVPPAPPSAGSSGHKNSLKGTKLARRARSFKDDLIEKISLMRTTNNTLGRSHSPHSPRTKHGSKAPPTTEEVQRSTQTLETHVKDISNALKHFRDVILKKKLEVLPGNGTVILETIASMYSVIQTYTLNENSAIMSGATQQVYQSLGKLIKLCDEVMLSEESGECASLSNKNVREVIDLLEDAVRNLVTLAQGKLKEQDQCAFRYSGSGLGGIGAAAEIMGKVTASPGVMSHVPGTGIMRVSVADSIGQRTSLPDIALTPKERDILEQHNVNPMRGSHSTESILRDTSPPPKPPLPNRASNPPPLPPKRRSQPVAPPGAGPLGSSSSTSTSNQASPLPYGQSTNISINSDLDCNISLLNYGVDRLSVRSRSPDENSQCSFDSALNHSREEEDHHHHQQQQQQQLRPFPKIPGMLDEDMDKLVSYSFVSMREFQSVHSSTKSSSSNSDIAISTAVGSSIQYQQISQSVSHSQRQISSSSSSCTATSCTTNSSSSATTSTGYGSTTSELEQQHQTTSTTSALVVAADLAPALPPKSVQRSSLTRHESTGAGDELDEAQSSSSGWASHRSSQSEMPEMRQLSPHHHLMGHQHSAICSSQLQHWPSKHHSLIEGTGSCGAFDQRHLADQEPPPLPMKKKHMFQSVAFSVLAYMEICSASTRSIEQHRHTVHAYNISRNLTQSQTMNIMSVSKELSPELEMPPALPPKNYKQRMATNMGSSPSLQPIIVTTPPPSPKPTLAENGSMGRPDSRMATVCEELHDGLASEDAMPELRSPVLDSNENVSAIDDGQTFYCHSHQLPGEVGVGEDVESVGQPISTPQLLEEEQTVVPLPGVAGDEAVKPEEAAADEEVGEEMLINMLEEVNITRYLILKKREEDGPDVKGGHIDALIVHASRVQKVADNAFCEAFITTFRTFIQPIDVIEKLTHRYTYFFCQVQDNKQKAAKETFALLVRVVNDLTLTDLTSQLLSLLVEFVYQLICSGQLYPAKLLRNKFVEKVTLYKEPKMYGLSGAELGGAGGAAGSGLAGSGGGSAAGGGGGAGNQPSLLDLKSLEIAEQMTLLDAELFTKIEIPEVLLFAKDQCEEKSPNLNKFTEHFNKMSYWARSKILRLQDAKEREKHVNKFIKIMKHLRKMNNYNSYLALLSALDSGPIRRLEWQKGITEEVRSFCALIDSSSSFRAYRQALAETNPPCIPYIGLILQDLTFVHVGNQDYLSKGVINFSKRWQQYNIIDNMKRFKKCAYPFRRNERIIRFFDNFKDFMGEEEMWQISEKIKPRGRRPVN from the exons ACGGCAGCATCAGTTCTCCGTCCACGCCCGGCACCTGTTCCAGTGGCATCGGAGTGGGCGGTGGcggttgcagcagcagcagcaacaacagcatcaACAGCGGCGGCTACTCCGCCGCGTGCACCCCGCCACCACCCACGCACCACCATCACGGGCagcttcagcagcagcagggaaCGCCTGGAGGATCTAGTCGGGTCGGAGGAGTGGGAGGAGGGAGTGGAGTGCCGCCGGCACCACCCAGCGCCGGGTCGTCGGGCCACAAAAACAGCCTAAAGGGCACCAAGCTAGCGCGCCGGGCGCGCTCCTTCAAGGACGACCTCATCGAGAAGATCTCCCTGATGCGGACCACCAACAACACCCTGGGTCGCTCCCACTCGCCGCACAGTCCGCGCACCAAGCACGGCTCGAAGGCGCCGCCCACCACCGAGGAGGTGCAGCGCTCCACCCAGACGCTGGAGACGCACGTCAAGGACATTTCGAATGCGCTGAAGCACTTCCGGGATGTCATACTCAAGAAGAAGTTGGAGGTGTTGCCGGGCAACGGCACGGTCATTCTGGAAACCATTGCCAGCATGTACTCCG TGATCCAAACGTACACCCTGAATGAAAATAGTGCCATCATGAGCGGAGCCACGCAGCAGGTTTACCAGAGCCTGGGCAAGCTTATCAAACTCTGCGACGAGGTGATGCTCTCCGAGGAGAGCGGCGAGTGCGCCTCCCTGAGCAACAAGAATGTGCGGGAGGTCATTGATCTTCTGGAGGATGCCGTGCGG AATCTCGTTACGCTGGCGCAGGGCAAGCTGAAGGAGCAGGATCAGTGCGCCTTTCGCTATAGCGGCTCTGGCTTGGGCGGCATCGGAGCTGCGGCCGAGATCATGGGCAAGGTCACCGCCTCGCCGGGAGTCATGAGTCATGTGCCGGGCACGGGCATTATGCGCGTCTCAGTCGCCGACTCGATTGGCCAGCGCACTTCGTTGCCGGACATAGCGCTCACACCCAAGGAGCGCGACATTCTGGAGCAGCACAATGTCAACCCCATGCGCGGCTCCCATAGCACCGAAAGCATCCTGCGCGACACGAGTCCACCGCCAAAGCCACCGCTACCCAATCGAGCCAGTAATCCGCCGCCTCTGCCCCCCAAGCGACGCAGTCAGCCCGTGGCACCACCGGGCGCCGGGCCACTGGGCTCCTCTTCGTCGACATCCACCTCCAATCAGGCCAGCCCGCTGCCCTACGGCCAGTCGACAAATATCAGCATCAACTCGGACCTGGACTGCAACATCTCGCTGCTAAACTATGGCGTGGATCG CCTATCAGTGAGGTCGCGGTCCCCGGACGAGAATAGTCAGTGCTCCTTTGACTCGGCGTTGAATCACTcgcgggaggaggaggaccaccaccaccaccaacaacagcagcagcagcagctgaggCCGTTTCCAAAGATACCGGGCATGCTGGACGAGGACATGGACAAGCTGGTCAGCTACA GTTTCGTCTCGATGCGCGAGTTCCAGAGTGTGCACTCCTCCACGAAGTCCTCCAGCAGCAATTCGGACATTGCGATATCGACGGCGGTGGGCAGCAGCATCCAGTACCAGCAGATTAGCCAGTCTGTGTCGCACAGTCAGCGGCAGATCTCgtcgagcagcagcagctgcaccgCCACCAGCTGCAcaaccaacagcagcagcagcgccaccACCAGCACCGGCTATGGCAGCACCACCAGCGAActggagcagcagcaccagaCGACGTCGACGACGAGTGCGTTGGTGGTGGCGGCGGATCTGGCGCCCGCCCTGCCGCCGAAGAGCGTCCAGAGGAGCAGTCTAACCCGCCACGAGTCGACCGGGGCCGGCGATGAGCTGGACGAGGCgcagtcctcctcctccggctgGGCCAGCCACCGGAGCAGCCAGTCGGAGATGCCCGAGATGCGGCAGCTGTCGCCGCACCACCACCTCATGGGCCATCAGCACAGTGCCATCTGCAGCAGTCAGCTGCAGCACTGGCCCTCGAAGCACCACAGCCTGATCGAGGGCACCGGCAGCTGCGGCGCCTTCGACCAGCGCCACTTGGCGGACCAGgagccgccgccgctgcccatGAAGAAGAAGCACA TGTTTCAAAGTGTGGCCTTTTCGG TTCTGGCCTACATGGAGATCTGCTCGGCGTCCACGCGGTCCATCGAGCAGCACCGCCACACGGTGCATGCCTACAACATCAGTCGCAACCTCACGCAGAGCCAGACCATGAA CATCATGTCCGTGAGCAAGGAGCTGTCGCCGGAGCTGGAGATGCCGCCCGCCCTGCCGCCAAAGAACTACAAGCAGCGCATGGCGACAAACATGGGATCGTCGCCCTCGCTGCAGCCCATTATTGTGACCACGCCGCCGCCGAGTCCGAAGCCGACGCTGGCCGAGAACGGGTCGATGGGCAGGCCGGACAGCCGTATGGCCACCGTTTGCGAGGAGCTGCACGATGGTTTGGCCAGCGAGGACGCGATGCCGGAGCTCAGGTCGCCCGTGCTGGACAGCAATGAGAATGTTAGCGCCATCGACGACGGCCAGACCTTCTACTGCCACTCGCATCAGCTCCCCGGCGAGGTGGGCGTGGGCGAGGACGTGGAGAGTGTCGGTCAGCCGATTAGCACACCCCAATTGCTCGAGGAGGAGCAAACGGTGGTGCCTCTGCCAGGAGTCGCTGGCGACGAGGCTGTCAAGCCAGAGGAGGCCGCCGCCGACGAGGAGGTGGGGGAGGAGATGCTGATCAACATGCTGGAGGAGGTCAACATCACACGGTACCTGATACTCAAGAAGAGGGAGGAGGACGGGCCCGATGTGAAGGGTGGCCACATCGACGCCCTCATCGTGCACGCCAGCCGTGTCCAGAAGGTCGCCGACAATG CATTCTGCGAGGCCTTCATCACCACCTTCCGCACCTTCATCCAGCCGATCGACGTGATCGAGAAGCTGACCCATCGCTACACATACTTCTTCTGTCAAGTGCAGGACAACAAGCAGAAGGCCGCCAAGGAGACCTTTGCGCTGCTGGTCCGAGTCGTCAACGATCTAAC GTTGACGGATCTCACCAGCCAGCTGCTGAGCCTGCTGGTTGAGTTTGTCTATCAGTTGATTTGCTCTGGCCAGCTCTACCCGGCCAAGTTGCTGCGCAACAAGTTCGTGGAGAAGGTGACGCTGTACAAGGAGCCCAAGATGTACGGCCTGAGCGGAGCTGAGTTGGGCGGAGCCGGTGGTGCAGCCGGATCGGGTTTAGCCGGGAGTGGTGGAGGCAGTGCagccggcggaggaggcggagcaGGCAACCAGCCTAGCCTGCTGGACCTCAAGTCGCTGGAGATCGCCGAACAGATGACGCTGCTGGACGCCGAGCTGTTCACGAAGATCGAGATACCAGAAGTATTACTATTTGCCAAAGATCAGTGCGAGGAGAAGTCGCCCAACCTCAACAAGTTCACCGAGCACTTCAACAAGATGTCCTACTGGGCGCGCTCCAAGATCCTGCGTCTGCAGGACGCCAAGGAGCGGGAGAAGCATGTGAACAAGTTCATCAAGATCATGAAGCACCTGCGCAAGATGAACAACTACAACTCGTATCTGGCGCTGCTGTCGGCCCTGGACTCGGGTCCCATAAGAAG ACTGGAGTGGCAAAAGGGCATCACCGAAGAAGTGCGCTCGTTCTGCGCCCTCATCGACTCCAGCTCCAGTTTTCGGGCCTATCGCCAGGCCCTGGCCGAAACCAATCCGCCCTGCATACCCTATAT CGGCCTGATTCTGCAGGACCTGACGTTCGTGCATGTGGGCAACCAGGACTACCTGTCCAAGGGCGTCATAAACTTCTCTAAGCGCTGGCAGCAGTACAACATAATCGACAACATGAAACGTTTTAAGAAATG TGCCTATCCATTTCGACGCAACGAGCGCATCATACGCTTCTTCGATAACTTCAAGGACTTTATGGGCGAGGAGGAGATGTGGCAGATATCCGAGAAGATCAAGCCGCGCGGCCGTCGCCCAGTTAACTAG
- the LOC108023420 gene encoding guanine nucleotide-releasing factor 2 isoform X10: MRVLNTELRLRFKNRKPRPFNRAASADDAMDLGTGTGIGMGTATATGATTPSTPLDQRLNGATSMHGSISSPSTPGTCSSGIGVGGGGCSSSSNNSINSGGYSAACTPPPPTHHHHGQLQQQQGTPGGSSRVGGVGGGSGVPPAPPSAGSSGHKNSLKGTKLARRARSFKDDLIEKISLMRTTNNTLGRSHSPHSPRTKHGSKAPPTTEEVQRSTQTLETHVKDISNALKHFRDVILKKKLEVLPGNGTVILETIASMYSVIQTYTLNENSAIMSGATQQVYQSLGKLIKLCDEVMLSEESGECASLSNKNVREVIDLLEDAVRNLVTLAQGKLKEQDQCAFRYSGSGLGGIGAAAEIMGKVTASPGVMSHVPGTGIMRVSVADSIGQRTSLPDIALTPKERDILEQHNVNPMRGSHSTESILRDTSPPPKPPLPNRASNPPPLPPKRRSQPVAPPGAGPLGSSSSTSTSNQASPLPYGQSTNISINSDLDCNISLLNYGVDRLSVRSRSPDENSQCSFDSALNHSREEEDHHHHQQQQQQQLRPFPKIPGMLDEDMDKLVSYSFVSMREFQSVHSSTKSSSSNSDIAISTAVGSSIQYQQISQSVSHSQRQISSSSSSCTATSCTTNSSSSATTSTGYGSTTSELEQQHQTTSTTSALVVAADLAPALPPKSVQRSSLTRHESTGAGDELDEAQSSSSGWASHRSSQSEMPEMRQLSPHHHLMGHQHSAICSSQLQHWPSKHHSLIEGTGSCGAFDQRHLADQEPPPLPMKKKHSKSTRFIYSTYHPHYRKPLRNAGDKKVCQIVVRKSLTHLNYRSNQHLVFQSVAFSVLAYMEICSASTRSIEQHRHTVHAYNISRNLTQSQTMNIMSVSKELSPELEMPPALPPKNYKQRMATNMGSSPSLQPIIVTTPPPSPKPTLAENGSMGRPDSRMATVCEELHDGLASEDAMPELRSPVLDSNENVSAIDDGQTFYCHSHQLPGEVGVGEDVESVGQPISTPQLLEEEQTVVPLPGVAGDEAVKPEEAAADEEVGEEMLINMLEEVNITRYLILKKREEDGPDVKGGHIDALIVHASRVQKVADNAFCEAFITTFRTFIQPIDVIEKLTHRYTYFFCQVQDNKQKAAKETFALLVRVVNDLTLTDLTSQLLSLLVEFVYQLICSGQLYPAKLLRNKFVEKVTLYKEPKMYGLSGAELGGAGGAAGSGLAGSGGGSAAGGGGGAGNQPSLLDLKSLEIAEQMTLLDAELFTKIEIPEVLLFAKDQCEEKSPNLNKFTEHFNKMSYWARSKILRLQDAKEREKHVNKFIKIMKHLRKMNNYNSYLALLSALDSGPIRRLEWQKGITEEVRSFCALIDSSSSFRAYRQALAETNPPCIPYIGLILQDLTFVHVGNQDYLSKGVINFSKRWQQYNIIDNMKRFKKCAYPFRRNERIIRFFDNFKDFMGEEEMWQISEKIKPRGRRPVN; the protein is encoded by the exons ACGGCAGCATCAGTTCTCCGTCCACGCCCGGCACCTGTTCCAGTGGCATCGGAGTGGGCGGTGGcggttgcagcagcagcagcaacaacagcatcaACAGCGGCGGCTACTCCGCCGCGTGCACCCCGCCACCACCCACGCACCACCATCACGGGCagcttcagcagcagcagggaaCGCCTGGAGGATCTAGTCGGGTCGGAGGAGTGGGAGGAGGGAGTGGAGTGCCGCCGGCACCACCCAGCGCCGGGTCGTCGGGCCACAAAAACAGCCTAAAGGGCACCAAGCTAGCGCGCCGGGCGCGCTCCTTCAAGGACGACCTCATCGAGAAGATCTCCCTGATGCGGACCACCAACAACACCCTGGGTCGCTCCCACTCGCCGCACAGTCCGCGCACCAAGCACGGCTCGAAGGCGCCGCCCACCACCGAGGAGGTGCAGCGCTCCACCCAGACGCTGGAGACGCACGTCAAGGACATTTCGAATGCGCTGAAGCACTTCCGGGATGTCATACTCAAGAAGAAGTTGGAGGTGTTGCCGGGCAACGGCACGGTCATTCTGGAAACCATTGCCAGCATGTACTCCG TGATCCAAACGTACACCCTGAATGAAAATAGTGCCATCATGAGCGGAGCCACGCAGCAGGTTTACCAGAGCCTGGGCAAGCTTATCAAACTCTGCGACGAGGTGATGCTCTCCGAGGAGAGCGGCGAGTGCGCCTCCCTGAGCAACAAGAATGTGCGGGAGGTCATTGATCTTCTGGAGGATGCCGTGCGG AATCTCGTTACGCTGGCGCAGGGCAAGCTGAAGGAGCAGGATCAGTGCGCCTTTCGCTATAGCGGCTCTGGCTTGGGCGGCATCGGAGCTGCGGCCGAGATCATGGGCAAGGTCACCGCCTCGCCGGGAGTCATGAGTCATGTGCCGGGCACGGGCATTATGCGCGTCTCAGTCGCCGACTCGATTGGCCAGCGCACTTCGTTGCCGGACATAGCGCTCACACCCAAGGAGCGCGACATTCTGGAGCAGCACAATGTCAACCCCATGCGCGGCTCCCATAGCACCGAAAGCATCCTGCGCGACACGAGTCCACCGCCAAAGCCACCGCTACCCAATCGAGCCAGTAATCCGCCGCCTCTGCCCCCCAAGCGACGCAGTCAGCCCGTGGCACCACCGGGCGCCGGGCCACTGGGCTCCTCTTCGTCGACATCCACCTCCAATCAGGCCAGCCCGCTGCCCTACGGCCAGTCGACAAATATCAGCATCAACTCGGACCTGGACTGCAACATCTCGCTGCTAAACTATGGCGTGGATCG CCTATCAGTGAGGTCGCGGTCCCCGGACGAGAATAGTCAGTGCTCCTTTGACTCGGCGTTGAATCACTcgcgggaggaggaggaccaccaccaccaccaacaacagcagcagcagcagctgaggCCGTTTCCAAAGATACCGGGCATGCTGGACGAGGACATGGACAAGCTGGTCAGCTACA GTTTCGTCTCGATGCGCGAGTTCCAGAGTGTGCACTCCTCCACGAAGTCCTCCAGCAGCAATTCGGACATTGCGATATCGACGGCGGTGGGCAGCAGCATCCAGTACCAGCAGATTAGCCAGTCTGTGTCGCACAGTCAGCGGCAGATCTCgtcgagcagcagcagctgcaccgCCACCAGCTGCAcaaccaacagcagcagcagcgccaccACCAGCACCGGCTATGGCAGCACCACCAGCGAActggagcagcagcaccagaCGACGTCGACGACGAGTGCGTTGGTGGTGGCGGCGGATCTGGCGCCCGCCCTGCCGCCGAAGAGCGTCCAGAGGAGCAGTCTAACCCGCCACGAGTCGACCGGGGCCGGCGATGAGCTGGACGAGGCgcagtcctcctcctccggctgGGCCAGCCACCGGAGCAGCCAGTCGGAGATGCCCGAGATGCGGCAGCTGTCGCCGCACCACCACCTCATGGGCCATCAGCACAGTGCCATCTGCAGCAGTCAGCTGCAGCACTGGCCCTCGAAGCACCACAGCCTGATCGAGGGCACCGGCAGCTGCGGCGCCTTCGACCAGCGCCACTTGGCGGACCAGgagccgccgccgctgcccatGAAGAAGAAGCACAGTAAGTCG ACCCGTTTTATTTATAGCACATACCACCCGCATTATCGCAAACCCCTTAGAAATGCTGGCGACAAGAAAGTTTGCCAAATTGTTGTACGCAAGAGTCTAACCCATCTAAATTATCGTTCCAACCAACATCTAGTGTTTCAAAGTGTGGCCTTTTCGG TTCTGGCCTACATGGAGATCTGCTCGGCGTCCACGCGGTCCATCGAGCAGCACCGCCACACGGTGCATGCCTACAACATCAGTCGCAACCTCACGCAGAGCCAGACCATGAA CATCATGTCCGTGAGCAAGGAGCTGTCGCCGGAGCTGGAGATGCCGCCCGCCCTGCCGCCAAAGAACTACAAGCAGCGCATGGCGACAAACATGGGATCGTCGCCCTCGCTGCAGCCCATTATTGTGACCACGCCGCCGCCGAGTCCGAAGCCGACGCTGGCCGAGAACGGGTCGATGGGCAGGCCGGACAGCCGTATGGCCACCGTTTGCGAGGAGCTGCACGATGGTTTGGCCAGCGAGGACGCGATGCCGGAGCTCAGGTCGCCCGTGCTGGACAGCAATGAGAATGTTAGCGCCATCGACGACGGCCAGACCTTCTACTGCCACTCGCATCAGCTCCCCGGCGAGGTGGGCGTGGGCGAGGACGTGGAGAGTGTCGGTCAGCCGATTAGCACACCCCAATTGCTCGAGGAGGAGCAAACGGTGGTGCCTCTGCCAGGAGTCGCTGGCGACGAGGCTGTCAAGCCAGAGGAGGCCGCCGCCGACGAGGAGGTGGGGGAGGAGATGCTGATCAACATGCTGGAGGAGGTCAACATCACACGGTACCTGATACTCAAGAAGAGGGAGGAGGACGGGCCCGATGTGAAGGGTGGCCACATCGACGCCCTCATCGTGCACGCCAGCCGTGTCCAGAAGGTCGCCGACAATG CATTCTGCGAGGCCTTCATCACCACCTTCCGCACCTTCATCCAGCCGATCGACGTGATCGAGAAGCTGACCCATCGCTACACATACTTCTTCTGTCAAGTGCAGGACAACAAGCAGAAGGCCGCCAAGGAGACCTTTGCGCTGCTGGTCCGAGTCGTCAACGATCTAAC GTTGACGGATCTCACCAGCCAGCTGCTGAGCCTGCTGGTTGAGTTTGTCTATCAGTTGATTTGCTCTGGCCAGCTCTACCCGGCCAAGTTGCTGCGCAACAAGTTCGTGGAGAAGGTGACGCTGTACAAGGAGCCCAAGATGTACGGCCTGAGCGGAGCTGAGTTGGGCGGAGCCGGTGGTGCAGCCGGATCGGGTTTAGCCGGGAGTGGTGGAGGCAGTGCagccggcggaggaggcggagcaGGCAACCAGCCTAGCCTGCTGGACCTCAAGTCGCTGGAGATCGCCGAACAGATGACGCTGCTGGACGCCGAGCTGTTCACGAAGATCGAGATACCAGAAGTATTACTATTTGCCAAAGATCAGTGCGAGGAGAAGTCGCCCAACCTCAACAAGTTCACCGAGCACTTCAACAAGATGTCCTACTGGGCGCGCTCCAAGATCCTGCGTCTGCAGGACGCCAAGGAGCGGGAGAAGCATGTGAACAAGTTCATCAAGATCATGAAGCACCTGCGCAAGATGAACAACTACAACTCGTATCTGGCGCTGCTGTCGGCCCTGGACTCGGGTCCCATAAGAAG ACTGGAGTGGCAAAAGGGCATCACCGAAGAAGTGCGCTCGTTCTGCGCCCTCATCGACTCCAGCTCCAGTTTTCGGGCCTATCGCCAGGCCCTGGCCGAAACCAATCCGCCCTGCATACCCTATAT CGGCCTGATTCTGCAGGACCTGACGTTCGTGCATGTGGGCAACCAGGACTACCTGTCCAAGGGCGTCATAAACTTCTCTAAGCGCTGGCAGCAGTACAACATAATCGACAACATGAAACGTTTTAAGAAATG TGCCTATCCATTTCGACGCAACGAGCGCATCATACGCTTCTTCGATAACTTCAAGGACTTTATGGGCGAGGAGGAGATGTGGCAGATATCCGAGAAGATCAAGCCGCGCGGCCGTCGCCCAGTTAACTAG